The following proteins are co-located in the Lacticaseibacillus paracasei subsp. paracasei genome:
- a CDS encoding flavodoxin, whose translation MASARIVYASLTGNNEDIAGIIEEAFEDLGVDVTTTEVSQALASDFEDVDICVTATYTYSDVGDGELPDEAVDFYEELQELDLKGKVYGCCGSGDRFYDDFATSVDDFDKAFAKTGATKGAEDVKIDLAPEEDDIKHLEAFTKQLVEKYQALQ comes from the coding sequence ATGGCAAGCGCAAGGATTGTATATGCCAGTTTGACCGGCAACAACGAGGATATCGCTGGTATTATTGAAGAAGCTTTTGAGGACTTAGGGGTGGACGTGACGACAACGGAAGTTTCTCAAGCGCTGGCCAGCGATTTTGAAGATGTCGATATTTGTGTCACCGCGACTTACACCTATTCAGATGTCGGTGATGGCGAGTTGCCTGATGAAGCCGTTGACTTCTATGAAGAGTTGCAAGAACTCGATCTTAAAGGTAAGGTCTACGGTTGCTGCGGCAGCGGTGATCGCTTCTATGATGACTTTGCCACTTCAGTAGACGACTTTGACAAGGCTTTTGCCAAGACCGGAGCCACGAAGGGTGCAGAAGACGTTAAGATCGATCTCGCCCCTGAAGAAGACGATATTAAGCACCTAGAGGCCTTTACCAAACAACTTGTTGAAAAGTATCAGGCATTGCAATAA
- the map gene encoding type I methionyl aminopeptidase produces the protein MITIKSAREIKGMAKSGAILAGMHLGLRDIIKPGISSWEIEKFAKEFFESHGAKAEQVGFEGYKYVTCVSINDEVAHAVPRKGLKLKDGDVVSVDTVVSWNGYFSDSCWTYGVGKVSEADQKLMDVTKKSLYLGIDEAVVGNRIGDIGAAIQTYTEDDNGYGDVRELIGHGIQPTMHESPNVPHYGVPGHGLRLKAGMTITIEPMITEGTWKIKGKQVPGDTWEYYVTADGSKCAQYEHTLVITDNGPKILTSQGDAIDEKYKLTKADLKTLPE, from the coding sequence TTGATCACGATCAAATCAGCACGAGAAATTAAAGGCATGGCAAAGTCCGGTGCCATTTTGGCAGGTATGCACCTTGGCCTGCGCGATATTATCAAACCAGGCATCTCAAGCTGGGAAATTGAAAAGTTCGCCAAAGAATTCTTTGAATCTCATGGCGCCAAGGCCGAACAAGTCGGTTTTGAAGGTTATAAGTATGTGACTTGTGTCAGCATCAACGATGAAGTTGCGCATGCGGTTCCGCGTAAGGGCCTGAAACTCAAAGATGGCGATGTTGTCAGTGTTGACACGGTTGTCAGCTGGAATGGCTACTTCAGCGATTCTTGCTGGACGTACGGCGTTGGCAAGGTGTCAGAAGCTGACCAGAAGCTGATGGACGTTACCAAAAAGTCCCTGTACTTAGGGATTGATGAAGCAGTTGTTGGCAATCGGATCGGTGACATTGGCGCTGCTATTCAGACTTACACCGAAGATGATAACGGCTACGGCGATGTCCGTGAGCTTATTGGCCACGGCATTCAGCCAACCATGCACGAAAGTCCTAATGTGCCGCATTATGGCGTGCCAGGTCATGGTTTACGACTAAAAGCCGGCATGACCATTACGATCGAGCCGATGATCACTGAAGGTACTTGGAAGATCAAGGGTAAACAAGTCCCAGGCGATACTTGGGAATACTACGTCACTGCTGACGGCAGCAAGTGTGCCCAGTACGAGCACACGCTGGTCATCACAGATAACGGCCCGAAGATTTTGACTTCTCAAGGCGATGCCATTGACGAGAAGTACAAGTTAACCAAGGCCGATCTTAAAACACTTCCTGAATAA
- a CDS encoding glycosyltransferase family 2 protein, producing MADPEALISVIMPVYNAEKYLAEALDSLLAQDYPNYEIICVDDGSMDTSKVILAAYMRENPRIHVVRVQNGGQARARQIGIDHASGDLITFMDSDDLVHPQWLSTMADGMKAPRVDMVVVNYYNYIGSTKMKARAFRESTFKIEGDDKYRYWLEDRDLRGYLWNKLFRAELFEQPVPVANFNLLEDAYFIGHLLPRIDQIGFIDEPRYYYRFNATSSVHAKFQKRDLEAIHQLGAVFLTLAREKPELTSLAVRRYAALSLFVLSKMSPRQLVKNWGYVRQLGMVLGQYTREFQDVISAGDVNDLATENPDKPNKTSLTGRLRAWSQLLGLPTFDDLNKLAKADDDPEDVKRES from the coding sequence ATGGCAGATCCTGAAGCGCTGATCTCGGTTATCATGCCAGTCTACAATGCAGAGAAGTATCTCGCAGAGGCCTTGGACAGTTTATTGGCACAGGATTATCCGAATTATGAGATTATTTGTGTAGACGATGGGTCCATGGATACCAGTAAAGTTATCTTGGCGGCTTATATGCGAGAAAATCCCCGAATTCACGTTGTGCGGGTTCAAAATGGCGGTCAAGCACGGGCTCGGCAAATTGGGATTGATCATGCCAGCGGGGACTTGATCACGTTTATGGATAGCGATGATCTTGTTCATCCGCAGTGGCTATCCACCATGGCAGACGGGATGAAGGCACCACGGGTCGATATGGTGGTCGTCAATTATTACAACTACATTGGCAGTACGAAGATGAAGGCACGCGCGTTTCGTGAATCGACATTTAAAATCGAAGGCGATGACAAGTATCGCTATTGGCTAGAGGATCGGGATTTGCGCGGTTATTTGTGGAATAAATTATTCCGTGCCGAGTTATTCGAACAGCCGGTGCCTGTCGCGAATTTCAATTTGTTAGAGGATGCTTACTTTATCGGCCATCTTTTGCCGCGAATTGATCAAATCGGCTTCATTGACGAACCTCGGTATTATTACCGGTTCAATGCGACCAGCAGTGTGCATGCCAAGTTTCAAAAACGCGACCTAGAGGCGATCCATCAACTAGGCGCTGTTTTCTTGACCCTTGCCCGCGAAAAACCGGAATTGACCTCGCTGGCAGTGCGCCGTTATGCGGCCCTGAGTCTATTTGTGTTATCAAAAATGTCACCACGTCAGCTTGTTAAAAATTGGGGTTATGTCCGTCAGCTGGGGATGGTACTGGGGCAATATACCCGCGAGTTTCAAGATGTCATCTCGGCAGGCGATGTCAACGATTTAGCGACAGAAAATCCAGACAAGCCCAACAAAACGAGCCTGACAGGCAGATTGCGCGCATGGTCGCAGCTGTTGGGCTTGCCGACCTTCGATGACTTGAATAAGCTTGCTAAGGCGGATGATGATCCAGAAGATGTGAAAAGAGAATCTTAG
- a CDS encoding DUF2922 domain-containing protein, which produces MKTLSFSFKSSLGKTTSIRLNKYEADVTADQAKQFAQVVADAKAFVKDGVNLYATPTGAKMTETQVTEIYHVDEKKEPQPAEPQA; this is translated from the coding sequence ATGAAAACACTTTCTTTCAGTTTCAAATCTTCACTTGGTAAGACCACCAGTATTCGTTTAAACAAGTACGAAGCTGACGTAACGGCGGACCAGGCCAAACAATTCGCGCAGGTTGTCGCTGATGCTAAGGCCTTCGTCAAGGATGGCGTCAACCTGTACGCGACCCCGACAGGCGCCAAGATGACCGAGACACAGGTTACTGAAATCTACCATGTTGATGAGAAGAAGGAACCACAACCTGCAGAACCACAGGCATAA
- a CDS encoding phosphomevalonate kinase: MITAQAPGKLYVAGEYAVVETGFPAIIVALDQFVTVTVEATKHFGSIVSEQYQENSLYWQRQGDEMVFDNRDNPFHYILSAIKLTEQYARELDKPLALYKLYIDSQLDAKDGKKYGLGSSAAVTVATIKALAKFYDLKMSKDQIYKLAAIAHLDVQGNGSLGDIAASVYGGWIAYRSFDKAWLAAARNQMSLADLINTDWPELSIELLTAPADMQLLVGWTGSPASTSQLVDKITLAKAKKPQLYRDFLTASRETLEKLIDGFRNRSLSSIQAGIRRNRELLDELAHFSGVAIQTPALRQLVELAEQAGGAAKSSGAGGGDCGIVLIDSHQAIKPLLAAWRDHHIEPLKFNVHEIND, encoded by the coding sequence GTGATAACAGCGCAGGCGCCAGGCAAGCTTTATGTTGCCGGTGAATACGCGGTGGTTGAAACTGGCTTCCCCGCAATCATTGTGGCGTTAGATCAATTCGTCACCGTCACGGTTGAGGCAACGAAGCATTTCGGCAGTATCGTGTCCGAGCAGTATCAGGAAAACTCGCTGTATTGGCAGCGTCAAGGCGACGAGATGGTCTTTGATAATCGGGATAATCCGTTTCATTACATTCTCTCGGCAATCAAATTGACTGAACAATACGCTCGAGAGTTAGACAAACCGCTCGCGTTATATAAGCTCTATATTGATTCGCAGCTGGACGCCAAGGATGGGAAGAAGTATGGCCTAGGCAGTTCAGCAGCGGTGACTGTTGCCACGATTAAGGCATTAGCCAAGTTTTACGACTTGAAAATGTCGAAGGATCAGATCTACAAGCTGGCTGCCATTGCCCATCTAGACGTACAGGGCAATGGCTCTTTAGGTGACATTGCAGCATCTGTCTATGGGGGATGGATTGCCTACCGTTCGTTTGATAAAGCGTGGTTGGCGGCAGCACGAAACCAGATGTCACTAGCCGACCTGATTAACACTGATTGGCCAGAGTTGTCGATTGAATTGCTGACAGCTCCGGCTGACATGCAGTTGCTGGTTGGCTGGACAGGTTCACCAGCTTCAACTTCTCAGTTGGTCGACAAAATTACGCTGGCCAAAGCGAAGAAGCCACAACTTTACCGTGACTTCTTGACTGCTAGCCGTGAAACCTTAGAAAAATTAATTGATGGGTTCCGCAACCGTTCGTTGAGCAGTATTCAAGCTGGTATTCGCCGCAACCGTGAGTTGTTGGATGAATTAGCTCATTTCTCGGGGGTTGCGATCCAAACACCAGCATTACGTCAACTTGTTGAACTAGCTGAACAAGCAGGCGGCGCGGCAAAATCTTCAGGTGCCGGTGGCGGTGATTGCGGGATCGTCTTGATTGATTCTCATCAAGCCATCAAACCGCTACTTGCGGCTTGGCGCGACCATCATATCGAGCCTCTGAAATTTAATGTGCATGAAATTAATGATTAA
- the galU gene encoding UTP--glucose-1-phosphate uridylyltransferase GalU, protein MKVRKAVIPAAGLGTRFLPATKALAKEMLPIVDKPTIQFIVEEAKASGIEDILIVEGKQKRSIEDHFDSAPELEQNLKEKHKDALLELVHSTTDIGVNLFFVRQPYPRGLGDAVRLAKSFVGDEPFVVMLGDDLMHDKVPLTKQLINEYDKTHASILAVKKVPHDEVSAYGVIDPEREVSKGLFNVKKFVEKPAVADAPSDLAIIGRYLLTPEIFDILENQKPGKGNEIQLTDAIDTLNQTQRVFAHEFTGDRYDVGNKFGYVKTNIEYGLTHPEVKDELRAYILDLASKLQANKPVGKPANKK, encoded by the coding sequence GTGAAAGTTCGTAAAGCAGTCATTCCGGCAGCCGGGCTTGGGACCCGCTTTCTGCCAGCAACTAAAGCTTTAGCCAAAGAGATGTTACCAATCGTTGATAAACCAACCATTCAGTTCATCGTTGAAGAGGCTAAGGCCAGCGGGATTGAAGACATTCTGATCGTTGAGGGTAAACAAAAACGTTCTATTGAGGACCATTTCGATTCTGCTCCTGAATTGGAACAGAATTTGAAAGAAAAACATAAAGATGCCTTGTTGGAGTTGGTTCACTCCACCACTGACATCGGCGTTAATCTCTTCTTCGTTCGCCAGCCATATCCGCGCGGTCTTGGGGATGCCGTTCGTTTGGCGAAGTCATTTGTTGGCGACGAACCATTTGTTGTCATGCTCGGCGATGACCTGATGCATGACAAGGTACCATTGACCAAGCAGCTGATTAACGAATACGATAAGACCCACGCATCCATCCTTGCCGTTAAAAAAGTGCCACATGACGAAGTTTCAGCTTATGGCGTTATTGACCCTGAAAGAGAAGTTTCAAAGGGACTCTTCAACGTCAAGAAATTTGTTGAAAAGCCAGCGGTTGCCGATGCACCAAGTGACTTGGCCATCATTGGTCGTTACTTGTTGACACCAGAGATCTTTGATATTCTCGAAAATCAAAAACCTGGTAAGGGTAACGAAATTCAACTCACCGATGCCATCGACACCTTGAACCAAACCCAGCGTGTCTTCGCCCATGAATTCACCGGCGATCGTTATGACGTTGGGAATAAGTTTGGCTATGTGAAGACCAACATCGAATACGGCTTGACCCACCCAGAAGTGAAGGATGAGCTGCGTGCTTATATTCTTGACTTGGCGTCAAAACTGCAGGCAAATAAGCCTGTGGGGAAGCCGGCAAATAAGAAGTAA
- a CDS encoding peptidase: MKKFWKTLLSALIIAISFGAFSTANQVDARVKFTRNADFYKNEPENAKPSVLSTITTINKNGTMIYDADAVKQKDVIAAAAAHWNKAVGINLIMSYQEAHVAKADADVVIEPADLPAGIGGVTGYDGYVYETWQNIIKIANTTLDAASSQKGFVQAVSTTSHEMGHALGLNHDPGALMGTSGAAELANGILPAIPDYNVNAVGAILKDLDQLYPGSKPITIPNMTDGSAYRDAGTTEEILPTDRVAQLVLGVDHLATRNFNGGTVEILSNENVYQVGRGQVGTTNSFNLTKTKQPIVTGYMSAGSQRYYQIKVGSQYYIIGGGSRVIITGDAYRDNGTTTDVLDTDLISKLFKDDSRLVSRDLTHKTIEITGNEDVYQVGVGRISTTNALLLTGTQQEVLTTYVKVNGFHVYQIHVGDRYLIISSDFTKVVN; the protein is encoded by the coding sequence ATGAAAAAGTTCTGGAAGACTTTGTTATCAGCACTGATTATCGCAATAAGTTTTGGTGCATTTAGTACAGCCAATCAAGTGGATGCAAGGGTTAAGTTCACAAGAAACGCCGATTTTTACAAGAATGAGCCAGAAAATGCTAAACCAAGTGTGCTATCGACTATTACGACAATCAATAAAAATGGCACCATGATTTATGATGCAGATGCTGTGAAGCAAAAAGATGTGATCGCGGCTGCTGCTGCGCATTGGAATAAGGCAGTCGGGATTAACTTGATTATGAGTTATCAAGAGGCGCATGTTGCTAAAGCCGATGCGGATGTCGTCATTGAACCTGCAGATTTACCGGCGGGTATTGGTGGGGTAACAGGCTACGACGGCTATGTATATGAAACTTGGCAGAATATCATCAAAATCGCTAACACCACGTTAGATGCTGCTAGTTCACAAAAAGGTTTTGTTCAAGCTGTTTCAACGACCAGTCACGAAATGGGACATGCATTAGGTCTCAATCATGATCCGGGCGCACTGATGGGAACGAGTGGTGCGGCTGAACTGGCAAATGGCATTTTACCGGCCATTCCTGACTATAATGTGAATGCCGTTGGCGCGATCTTGAAAGACTTGGATCAGTTATACCCAGGATCGAAGCCGATCACGATTCCGAACATGACCGATGGCAGTGCTTATCGCGATGCTGGCACAACTGAGGAAATATTGCCCACTGACCGAGTTGCACAACTAGTACTAGGTGTTGATCACTTGGCGACACGTAACTTTAATGGTGGCACCGTAGAAATTCTCAGCAACGAAAATGTCTATCAAGTCGGGCGAGGCCAAGTTGGCACCACGAACTCATTCAATTTGACTAAAACGAAGCAGCCAATTGTAACTGGCTACATGAGTGCTGGTTCCCAAAGGTATTATCAGATCAAAGTTGGCAGTCAATATTACATTATTGGCGGCGGTAGTCGCGTCATCATTACTGGAGATGCGTATCGCGATAACGGCACCACGACGGATGTCCTAGATACCGACTTAATCAGTAAACTATTCAAGGATGATTCTCGTTTAGTATCACGGGATCTTACTCATAAAACAATTGAAATTACAGGTAATGAAGATGTTTACCAAGTGGGTGTTGGACGTATCAGTACAACGAACGCACTTTTGTTGACAGGCACTCAACAAGAAGTCTTAACCACTTATGTGAAGGTAAATGGCTTTCATGTTTATCAAATACATGTAGGTGACAGATACTTGATTATTTCAAGTGATTTTACCAAAGTAGTAAATTAA
- a CDS encoding IS3 family transposase — protein sequence MFDYIHQESHHHQVTKMCRILGVSRAQYYRYRSPKTSKRRAEDADLKQRILRIFAEFKQRYGVMKIHHELNLELQPLQLRCSPRRISRLMKELDIHSVTVNKWKAASASKTKVEQRPNLLKQDFSTTGLNQKWTADMTYIQTKRNGWCYLSTIMDLHSRRIIGYSFSKKMDTDLVLKTLESAVKNRTITGDLIIHTDLGSQYTSDNYNQRLTELHIRHSYSRKGCPYDNAPMESFHASLKKECVYPVPVFEDYETAAAVLFEYVHAFYNRKRIHSSLGYQTPLQVEIATLTSQMAA from the coding sequence ATCTTTGATTACATTCACCAAGAAAGCCATCACCACCAGGTAACCAAGATGTGCCGAATCCTCGGTGTTTCCAGAGCTCAGTATTATCGTTATCGATCCCCCAAAACTTCAAAACGCCGGGCCGAAGATGCGGACTTGAAACAACGGATTCTGCGGATCTTTGCGGAATTTAAGCAGCGATACGGTGTTATGAAGATCCACCATGAATTGAATCTGGAACTTCAACCACTGCAGCTTCGGTGCAGTCCACGACGGATTTCCCGGCTCATGAAGGAACTGGATATCCACTCCGTTACCGTCAATAAGTGGAAAGCGGCTTCGGCTTCCAAAACCAAGGTTGAACAGCGTCCCAACTTGCTTAAGCAGGATTTCTCGACCACTGGTTTAAATCAAAAATGGACCGCTGATATGACCTATATTCAAACGAAGCGTAATGGCTGGTGTTACTTATCAACCATCATGGACCTGCACTCACGACGGATTATCGGCTATTCGTTCTCAAAAAAGATGGATACTGATTTAGTCTTAAAGACCCTTGAAAGCGCGGTTAAAAATCGAACCATTACTGGGGACCTGATTATCCATACGGATTTAGGATCACAGTATACCAGCGATAATTACAATCAACGTTTAACTGAACTACATATCCGCCACTCATACAGCCGTAAGGGTTGTCCGTATGATAATGCGCCAATGGAATCCTTTCACGCTTCCCTCAAAAAGGAATGTGTTTATCCAGTGCCGGTCTTTGAAGATTATGAAACTGCCGCTGCCGTCCTTTTTGAATATGTGCATGCTTTCTACAATAGGAAGAGAATTCATAGTTCACTGGGCTACCAGACCCCCTTACAAGTTGAAATTGCAACACTTACGAGCCAAATGGCCGCCTGA
- a CDS encoding IS3 family transposase: MPTRYDKEFKQNIINLYKQGESAAQLAREYGIGYSTVHKWIQGQAKTQSGKSPDEIKAMEKRLASLSEENEILKKALGFLAQK; this comes from the coding sequence ATGCCAACTCGTTACGACAAAGAATTCAAACAAAACATTATCAACCTATATAAGCAAGGCGAATCAGCTGCTCAACTGGCCAGAGAATATGGCATTGGCTATTCAACAGTTCATAAGTGGATCCAGGGCCAGGCCAAAACTCAATCCGGTAAATCGCCAGACGAAATCAAAGCGATGGAAAAGCGACTGGCTTCGCTGTCTGAGGAGAACGAAATCCTAAAAAAAGCCCTGGGCTTCCTTGCGCAGAAGTAA
- a CDS encoding glycoside hydrolase family 1 protein — protein MTNQQFPENFLWGGATAANQLEGAYQTDGKGLSTSDLLLGGDVNTPRKTTRELVPDAFYPSHEAIDHFHRFKEDIALFAEMGFKLYRFSIAWTRIFPTGLETEPNEAGLAFYDQIIAELKRYNIEPLITISHFESPIGLTKAFNGWAARDMIAAYVRFAKVIINRYHQDVKYWLTFNEINMLTRPMGAYLAGGMYVDDSDRFISPDVDSEQLRLQALHHQFVASALVTKFAHELDASLKIGCMLAYRMLYPLTSKPTDIALVQTATEFNNFYCGDVQVKGRYAYFAKRYWRDHDIQLDISADDETILAAGTVDFYTFSYYQSSTMTTTGEGKQAGGNFFSGVKNPYLDRSDWGWEIDPRGLRTALNQIYDRYHVPLMVVENGFGTRDDLIEKDGSKTVEDTERINYLQAHIAAMADAIQDGVDLIGYTSWAPIDLVSASTGEMAKRYGYIFVDKHDDGSGTLARYRKQSFYWYQQVIQQNGL, from the coding sequence ATGACAAACCAACAATTCCCCGAAAATTTCCTCTGGGGCGGCGCTACTGCCGCTAATCAACTTGAAGGCGCCTACCAAACTGACGGCAAAGGGCTCTCAACTAGCGACCTGCTACTAGGCGGCGATGTCAACACCCCGCGTAAAACGACCCGTGAGTTAGTCCCTGATGCCTTTTACCCAAGTCATGAAGCCATTGATCATTTTCACCGCTTCAAAGAAGACATCGCCTTGTTTGCCGAAATGGGCTTCAAGCTCTATCGGTTCTCCATTGCCTGGACGCGTATTTTCCCAACCGGATTAGAAACCGAGCCAAATGAGGCCGGTTTGGCGTTCTACGATCAAATCATTGCGGAACTCAAACGCTACAACATCGAACCTTTGATTACGATTTCCCACTTCGAATCGCCAATCGGCTTAACAAAGGCCTTCAATGGCTGGGCGGCTCGCGATATGATTGCCGCTTACGTCCGGTTTGCCAAAGTCATCATCAACCGCTATCACCAAGACGTCAAATACTGGCTAACCTTCAACGAAATTAACATGCTCACTCGTCCCATGGGTGCCTATCTGGCAGGCGGTATGTATGTGGACGATTCTGATCGCTTCATCAGTCCAGATGTCGACTCCGAACAGCTGCGCCTGCAAGCACTACACCACCAATTCGTCGCCAGTGCCTTAGTGACCAAGTTTGCCCACGAGCTCGATGCAAGCTTGAAAATTGGCTGCATGCTGGCTTATCGCATGTTGTACCCATTAACCAGCAAACCGACTGACATTGCGCTCGTCCAAACCGCGACAGAATTTAATAACTTCTACTGTGGCGACGTACAGGTAAAAGGCCGCTACGCCTACTTTGCCAAGCGCTATTGGCGTGATCACGACATCCAGCTAGATATCAGCGCTGACGATGAGACGATTCTTGCGGCTGGCACCGTTGATTTCTACACCTTCTCCTACTACCAATCCAGCACCATGACCACCACGGGTGAAGGCAAGCAAGCAGGCGGCAACTTCTTCAGCGGCGTCAAAAACCCCTATCTTGATCGTAGCGACTGGGGCTGGGAAATCGATCCACGTGGCCTGCGCACAGCACTCAATCAAATTTATGATCGCTACCATGTACCATTAATGGTCGTCGAAAACGGCTTCGGGACGCGTGACGACCTGATCGAAAAAGACGGCAGTAAAACCGTCGAAGACACCGAACGTATCAACTACTTGCAAGCCCACATAGCCGCCATGGCAGACGCGATTCAAGATGGCGTTGATCTTATCGGCTATACCTCGTGGGCACCCATTGATCTCGTCTCTGCCAGCACAGGTGAAATGGCGAAACGATATGGGTATATCTTCGTTGATAAACATGATGATGGTAGTGGTACTTTGGCGCGCTATCGAAAGCAGTCGTTTTATTGGTATCAGCAGGTTATTCAGCAAAACGGTTTGTAA
- a CDS encoding beta-glucoside-specific PTS transporter subunit IIABC, whose translation MSDHQKITDRIMAAVGGTKNVKTLNHCATRLRFTLADKTQFDIQRLEQMPEVLSAVNSGDESQVVIGANVTKYYAEITKNYHIREAGDGTKPSADYEKNILKRVLNAIVSIMAPIITVLIAGGMFKVVIAILALFGLDPKGVPYLTLSFMADAAFYFLPFMLAVSAAKKFNTNTYLAMMMAGVLLHPNFTAMVAAGKPIALFGAPIRLASYGGSVIPIILIVWFMSYVERFAEKIAPTIIKTMLKPLLVALITAPVALIVIGPIGSLLGDGLYTAVTFINQHTPWLVPTVVGAFTPLLVMVGMHVSLLPLATLSITRFGSETIMGPGMLASNIAQAGAAAAIAFREKQARGRQIALSASVTALSGITEPALYGVTLKYKRALTCVMVSGGLAGLFAGLTGLVRYSFGSPGIFTLPVFIGNNPANFRNALFTVAIAFGLTFVSTYLFAIVEKKTPADTNEPAIKCQSLKSVVTGKLIPLKDVNDDVFASGSLGHGVAIAPEDDLIVAPVDAVVTMTYPTGHAIGLTTATGQEILIHVGINTVKMNGRGFKTLVNTDQHVTAGEPLIQIDLKLIEQEGFDPTVMVLLLNTPADRITIQEKATVTTDDHLLSVTQAVSEA comes from the coding sequence ATGTCTGACCATCAAAAAATCACCGATCGTATCATGGCAGCGGTGGGTGGTACCAAAAATGTCAAAACACTCAATCATTGTGCGACGCGATTGCGGTTCACGCTGGCTGATAAAACCCAGTTCGATATTCAGCGACTTGAGCAAATGCCTGAAGTGCTGAGTGCCGTGAACTCAGGCGACGAATCACAGGTCGTCATCGGTGCCAATGTGACTAAATATTATGCCGAAATTACCAAAAACTATCACATCCGCGAAGCTGGTGATGGCACCAAACCCAGCGCTGATTATGAAAAGAACATTTTAAAACGGGTCCTGAATGCCATTGTCAGCATCATGGCACCAATTATCACTGTCTTGATCGCAGGCGGCATGTTCAAAGTCGTGATCGCGATTCTCGCCTTGTTCGGCCTTGATCCTAAAGGTGTTCCCTACTTAACCTTGAGCTTCATGGCCGACGCGGCCTTTTACTTTCTGCCATTCATGCTCGCCGTCAGTGCCGCCAAAAAATTCAACACCAATACTTACTTAGCCATGATGATGGCCGGCGTCCTGCTACACCCGAACTTCACCGCGATGGTCGCAGCCGGCAAACCCATCGCCTTGTTTGGCGCACCAATCCGCCTCGCTTCATACGGTGGCAGCGTCATCCCCATCATTCTGATCGTCTGGTTCATGAGCTATGTCGAACGATTCGCCGAAAAAATCGCACCGACCATTATCAAAACCATGCTCAAACCATTATTAGTCGCGCTGATAACGGCCCCCGTCGCCTTAATTGTCATTGGCCCGATCGGTAGCTTGCTAGGAGATGGCCTCTACACTGCTGTCACCTTCATTAACCAACACACCCCATGGCTGGTACCAACCGTTGTCGGTGCCTTCACCCCGCTGCTCGTGATGGTCGGGATGCACGTTTCCTTGTTGCCGCTAGCAACGCTGTCAATCACCAGGTTCGGCAGCGAAACCATCATGGGCCCCGGGATGCTCGCCAGCAATATTGCCCAAGCCGGTGCTGCAGCCGCCATCGCCTTCCGTGAAAAGCAGGCACGTGGCCGCCAGATCGCGCTTTCTGCCAGTGTGACCGCCTTGTCAGGCATCACCGAACCGGCGCTTTATGGGGTCACCTTGAAATACAAACGGGCTTTAACCTGCGTCATGGTCTCAGGCGGCTTGGCTGGCCTTTTCGCTGGACTCACTGGTCTCGTGCGCTACTCGTTTGGCTCACCCGGCATTTTCACCTTGCCAGTTTTCATCGGCAATAATCCCGCCAACTTCCGCAACGCGCTTTTCACTGTTGCCATTGCGTTCGGTCTAACCTTTGTCTCAACCTATCTCTTTGCCATTGTCGAGAAAAAGACCCCTGCCGACACGAACGAGCCAGCCATCAAGTGCCAAAGCCTGAAAAGTGTGGTTACTGGAAAACTGATTCCCCTCAAAGATGTCAATGATGATGTTTTTGCTTCCGGCTCCCTCGGCCATGGCGTTGCAATTGCTCCGGAAGACGACCTCATCGTGGCCCCAGTAGATGCTGTCGTGACCATGACCTATCCCACCGGCCACGCCATCGGCCTCACCACAGCCACCGGTCAAGAAATTTTGATTCATGTTGGGATCAACACCGTTAAAATGAACGGCCGCGGCTTTAAAACGCTGGTCAACACAGATCAACACGTCACTGCTGGCGAACCGCTTATTCAAATTGATCTGAAACTGATCGAACAGGAAGGCTTCGATCCAACGGTTATGGTGTTGTTGCTAAATACGCCAGCTGACCGGATTACCATTCAAGAAAAAGCGACTGTGACGACTGACGACCACTTGTTAAGCGTCACCCAAGCCGTTTCAGAAGCGTAA